In Pecten maximus unplaced genomic scaffold, xPecMax1.1, whole genome shotgun sequence, a genomic segment contains:
- the LOC117318757 gene encoding uncharacterized protein LOC117318757, translated as MSLQDEQSFMESTRCHICGRHFTDGSTVVRDHCHLSGKFRGAAHNECNLKYKYPTYVPCVFHNLKRFDAHILTESLGKFKDREINCIPNNTEQYISFSLGDIRFIDSFQFMSQSLETLTENLAKEGLIKFNNFSKAFSESEANLLLRKGVYPYEYVDSADRFSEQKLPAKEKLYSSLSRSHVSDADYAHAQTVWEKLNIRDLGQYHDLYLKTDVLLLADVFENFRNMCLDYYGLDAAHYYTSPGLAWSAALKMTRVRLELIRDQDMYLFFENRVRCGVSMISNKYAQANNPYIPETYDLSQPHSYIMYTDCNNLYGKAMSEPLPVGGFRWVDNTQTFDITKVSKDGDLGYVMEVDLEYPDELHDNHSDYPLKPERKRTSDKELSPTSKQLWKSLHPSPKHTDDKLHGRVPTEKLIPTLENKTKYICNY; from the coding sequence ATGTCTCTTCAGGACGAGCAGTCTTTTATGGAGAGTACTCGATGTCACATCTGTGGTAGACATTTCACAGACGGAAGTACTGTGGTGCGAGACCACTGTCATTTGAGTGGGAAATTTCGCGGAGCCGCTCATAACGAATGTAATTTGAAGTACAAATATCCCACTTACGTTCCTTGTGTATTTCATAACCTAAAGCGGTTCGATGCACACATTCTGACGGAAAGTCTAGGCAAATTTAAAGACCGCGAAATCAATTGCATTCCTAACAATACGGAACAGTATATTTCGTTTAGTCTGGGCGATATTAGATTCATAGATTCGTTTCAATTCATGTCTCAGAGTCTGGAGACTCTGACTGAAAATCTTGCCAAAGAGGGTTTGATTAAATTCAATAACTTCTCTAAGGCATTTTCCGAATCAGAGGCCAATTTGCTACTTAGAAAAGGTGTATATCCCTACGAGTACGTAGACAGTGCCGATCGATTCTCGGAACAAAAGCTCCCTGCAAAAGAGAAATTATATAGTTCGTTGAGTCGATCACACGTGTCAGATGCCGATTACGCGCATGCACAGACCGTGTGGGAGAAACTGAACATTCGAGACCTCGGTCAGTATCACGACCTCTATCTCAAGACGGACGTGCTACTATTGGCCGATGTCTTTGAGAACTTCAGAAACATGTGTCTCGATTATTATGGGTTAGATGCAGCTCACTACTATACCAGTCCAGGTCTGGCTTGGAGTGCAGCCTTGAAAATGACGAGAGTGAGGTTAGAACTCATCAGAGATCAGGACATGTATCTGTTCTTTGAAAACAGAGTGAGATGTGGTGTTAGTATGATATCAAACAAATACGCTCAAGCTAACAATCCTTACATTCCAGAAACGTATGACTTATCCCAACCACACTCGTACATCATGTATACGGACTGTAACAATTTGTACGGGAAGGCCATGTCGGAACCATTACCTGTGGGAGGGTTTCGTTGGGTTGACAATACACAAACATTTGACATAACCAAAGTATCCAAAGACGGAGACCTGGGTTACGTAATGGAAGTAGATCTGGAATATCCAGACGAACTCCACGACAATCATTCTGATTACCCCCTCAAGCCGGAACGCAAAAGAACTTCAGACAAAGAATTGTCACCCACCAGCAAACAGCTGTGGAAGAGTTTACATCCTAGCCCCAAACACACCGATGATAAATTACATGGACGTGTGCCGACAGAAAAACTCATTCCCACGTTAGAAAACAAGACCAAATATATCTGCAATTACTGA